From the genome of Populus alba chromosome 10, ASM523922v2, whole genome shotgun sequence, one region includes:
- the LOC118059900 gene encoding probable receptor-like protein kinase At5g59700 isoform X1 → MVNICSCELLILTGSILCLVCVSLEYVPEDNYLIDCGSSTNSSVGDRVFVADQSYSDVLSTPHSISANTSSDSTSSTYDSALYQTAKIFNESSHYTFPIKKPGRHWIRLHFFPFAYRNYNLSMAKFSVSAQNFTLIREYRLESPPIVKEYSVNVTSGSLVLTFTPSVNSFAFINALEVFSLPDKLIPAGARTISSLQGNYKNLWKQALETVERVNMGNQTVFPQNDTLWRLWVSDNQFLIHNNLVTFVSNVTAVNFTGGGPSENIAPALVYGTATRLNSDSDPNINANVTWLFDVDPGFEYLVRFHFCDILSNPLPKLYFNVYIGSWLVYQNLDLLKLTFSLGAPYFMDVITRVSDTRLLNVSVGPSNVGTPYPNAILNGLEIMKISNSEDSLDVLDSISSRSSEVKVIIVVGLTVGLFLVVVLAFVLFLLCRRRKLDHADPLKSEGHFPSSGGGNNRYFNGANIFSTSKFGYRFPFMVIQEATDNFTESLVLGVGGFGKVYRGVLRDETTVAVKRGTSQAQGIAEFRTEIEMLSQFRHRHLVSLIGYCDERDEMIIIYEFMENGTLKDHLYGSNHPSLSWRQRLEICIGAAKGLHYLHTGSTRAIIHRDVKSANILLDENFMAKVADFGLSKTGPEIDQSHVSTAVKGSFGYLDPEYLIRQQLTEKSDVYSFGVVMFEVVCGRPVIDPSVSRESVNLVDWALKSIRGGKLEEIVDPRLEGQIKPDSLKKFAEIAEKCLAECGVDRPSMGDVLWNLECSLQLQGDEERSSNNYQMSTQFNRGNNFETRVSAREFSLGGGDDLDGVSMSKVFAQMVREEMR, encoded by the coding sequence ATGGTGAATATCTGCAGTTGTGAATTGCTCATCTTGACTGGTTCAATTCTTTGTCTAGTATGTGTTTCATTAGAATATGTTCCCGAAGATAACTATTTGATAGATTGTGGATCCTCTACAAATAGTTCAGTAGGGGATCGTGTATTTGTAGCTGATCAATCATATTCCGATGTCCTTTCAACCCCACACAGTATTTCTGCCAATACGAGTTCAGATTCCACCTCTTCAACGTATGATTCTGCTCTTTACCAAACTGCAAAAATATTCAATGAGAGCTCTCATTACACCTTTCCAATCAAGAAACCCGGGCGACACTGGATCCGCCTCCATTTCTTTCCCTTTGCGTATAGAAACTACAACTTGAGCATGGCAAAGTTCTCCGTGTCTGCTCAAAATTTCACACTTATTAGAGAATATCGGTTAGAGTCTCCTCCCATTGTTAAGGAATACTCTGTCAATGTAACGTCTGGCAGTCTCGTTCTCACCTTTACTCCCTCTGTCAATTCATTTGCCTTTattaatgcattagaagtttTTTCACTCCCTGACAAGCTGATTCCTGCGGGTGCTAGGACCATTAGTAGTCTCCAAGGTAACTACAAGAATCTGTGGAAGCAAGCATTAGAGACAGTCGAGAGGGTTAATATGGGCAACCAAACCGTGTTTCCCCAAAATGATACCTTGTGGCGACTTTGGGTTTCTGATAATCAATTTCTGATACATAATAATCTAGTAACGTTCGTGTCTAATGTCACAGCGGTCAATTTCACTGGAGGAGGGCCGAGTGAGAATATAGCTCCCGCTTTGGTCTATGGGACTGCTACTAGATTGAACTCAGACTCTGATCCTAATATCAATGCCAATGTGACATGGCTTTTTGATGTTGATCCTGGTTTTGAGTATCTGGTTCGGTTCCACTTTTGTGATATATTAAGCAATCCTCTTCCTAAGCTGTACTTCAATGTGTACATTGGTTCTTGGCTGGTTTATCAAAATCTTGATCTTCTCAAACTCACATTCTCCTTGGGTGCTCCGTATTTTATGGACGTCATCACCAGAGTAAGTGACACTCGACTGTTAAATGTAAGTGTTGGCCCTTCTAATGTAGGTACCCCTTACCCAAATGCCATTCTTAATGGGCTGGAGATCATGAAAATAAGCAATTCCGAGGATAGCCTCGATGTCTTAGACTCTATATCCTCAAGAAGTTCGGAGGTGAAAGTCATTATTGTTGTAGGCTTGACCGTTGGATTGTTTCTCGTTGTTGTTCTGGCTTTTGTTCTGTTTCTGCTGTGTCGAAGAAGGAAATTAGACCACGCTGACCCCTTGAAATCAGAAGGCCATTTTCCCTCGAGTGGAGGAGGTAACAATCGATACTTCAACGGTGCTAACATCTTTTCCACCTCAAAATTCGGGTACCGCTTCCCTTTCATGGTTATCCAAGAAGCTACAGATAACTTCACTGAGAGTTTGGTTCTTGGGGTTGGTGGCTTTGGAAAGGTTTACAGAGGAGTTCTGAGAGATGAGACAACGGTGGCAGTGAAGAGGGGAACTTCACAAGCACAAGGCATTGCAGAATTCCGGACCGAGATTGAAATGTTATCTCAGTTCCGGCACCGGCATCTGGTCTCTTTGATTGGATACTGTGATGAAAGGGATGAGATGATCATAATATACGAGTTCATGGAAAATGGGACTCTGAAGGACCATCTGTATGGCTCAAATCATCCCAGCCTAAGCTGGAGACAGCGGCTTGAGATATGCATTGGAGCAGCTAAAGGACTTCACTATCTCCATACTGGGTCTACAAGGGCTATCATCCACCGCGATGTCAAGTCTGCAAACATACTACTAGATGAGAATTTCATGGCCAAGGTTGCTGATTTTGGGCTTTCTAAGACTGGTCCTGAAATAGATCAGTCGCATGTTAGCACAGCAGTCAAGGGAAGCTTCGGATATCTCGATCCAGAGTACTTGATAAGGCAGCAACTGACGGAGAAATCAGATGTTTACTCATTTGGAGTCGTCATGTTCGAAGTTGTTTGTGGGAGACCTGTTATCGATCCATCAGTTTCAAGAGAAAGTGTTAACTTAGTTGACTGGGCATTGAAGTCTATAAGGGGAGGAAAATTGGAGGAGATTGTAGACCCTCGTCTTGAAGGTCAAATCAAGCCAGACTCATTGAAGAAGTTTGCTGAGATAGCTGAGAAGTGCTTGGCAGAGTGTGGTGTTGATAGACCTTCAATGGGAGATGTCTTGTGGAATCTGGAGTGTTCTCTCCAACTCCAGGGTGATGAAGAGAGATCAAGCAACAATTATCAGATGTCGACACAATTCAATCGTGGAAATAACTTTGAGACCAGAGTATCGGCTAGAGAATTCAGCTTGGGAGGCGGAGATGACCTTGATGGTGTTTCAATGAGTAAAGTCTTTGCCCAAATGGTTAGAGAGGAAATGAGGTAG
- the LOC118059900 gene encoding probable receptor-like protein kinase At5g59700 isoform X2 encodes MGNQTVFPQNDTLWRLWVSDNQFLIHNNLVTFVSNVTAVNFTGGGPSENIAPALVYGTATRLNSDSDPNINANVTWLFDVDPGFEYLVRFHFCDILSNPLPKLYFNVYIGSWLVYQNLDLLKLTFSLGAPYFMDVITRVSDTRLLNVSVGPSNVGTPYPNAILNGLEIMKISNSEDSLDVLDSISSRSSEVKVIIVVGLTVGLFLVVVLAFVLFLLCRRRKLDHADPLKSEGHFPSSGGGNNRYFNGANIFSTSKFGYRFPFMVIQEATDNFTESLVLGVGGFGKVYRGVLRDETTVAVKRGTSQAQGIAEFRTEIEMLSQFRHRHLVSLIGYCDERDEMIIIYEFMENGTLKDHLYGSNHPSLSWRQRLEICIGAAKGLHYLHTGSTRAIIHRDVKSANILLDENFMAKVADFGLSKTGPEIDQSHVSTAVKGSFGYLDPEYLIRQQLTEKSDVYSFGVVMFEVVCGRPVIDPSVSRESVNLVDWALKSIRGGKLEEIVDPRLEGQIKPDSLKKFAEIAEKCLAECGVDRPSMGDVLWNLECSLQLQGDEERSSNNYQMSTQFNRGNNFETRVSAREFSLGGGDDLDGVSMSKVFAQMVREEMR; translated from the coding sequence ATGGGCAACCAAACCGTGTTTCCCCAAAATGATACCTTGTGGCGACTTTGGGTTTCTGATAATCAATTTCTGATACATAATAATCTAGTAACGTTCGTGTCTAATGTCACAGCGGTCAATTTCACTGGAGGAGGGCCGAGTGAGAATATAGCTCCCGCTTTGGTCTATGGGACTGCTACTAGATTGAACTCAGACTCTGATCCTAATATCAATGCCAATGTGACATGGCTTTTTGATGTTGATCCTGGTTTTGAGTATCTGGTTCGGTTCCACTTTTGTGATATATTAAGCAATCCTCTTCCTAAGCTGTACTTCAATGTGTACATTGGTTCTTGGCTGGTTTATCAAAATCTTGATCTTCTCAAACTCACATTCTCCTTGGGTGCTCCGTATTTTATGGACGTCATCACCAGAGTAAGTGACACTCGACTGTTAAATGTAAGTGTTGGCCCTTCTAATGTAGGTACCCCTTACCCAAATGCCATTCTTAATGGGCTGGAGATCATGAAAATAAGCAATTCCGAGGATAGCCTCGATGTCTTAGACTCTATATCCTCAAGAAGTTCGGAGGTGAAAGTCATTATTGTTGTAGGCTTGACCGTTGGATTGTTTCTCGTTGTTGTTCTGGCTTTTGTTCTGTTTCTGCTGTGTCGAAGAAGGAAATTAGACCACGCTGACCCCTTGAAATCAGAAGGCCATTTTCCCTCGAGTGGAGGAGGTAACAATCGATACTTCAACGGTGCTAACATCTTTTCCACCTCAAAATTCGGGTACCGCTTCCCTTTCATGGTTATCCAAGAAGCTACAGATAACTTCACTGAGAGTTTGGTTCTTGGGGTTGGTGGCTTTGGAAAGGTTTACAGAGGAGTTCTGAGAGATGAGACAACGGTGGCAGTGAAGAGGGGAACTTCACAAGCACAAGGCATTGCAGAATTCCGGACCGAGATTGAAATGTTATCTCAGTTCCGGCACCGGCATCTGGTCTCTTTGATTGGATACTGTGATGAAAGGGATGAGATGATCATAATATACGAGTTCATGGAAAATGGGACTCTGAAGGACCATCTGTATGGCTCAAATCATCCCAGCCTAAGCTGGAGACAGCGGCTTGAGATATGCATTGGAGCAGCTAAAGGACTTCACTATCTCCATACTGGGTCTACAAGGGCTATCATCCACCGCGATGTCAAGTCTGCAAACATACTACTAGATGAGAATTTCATGGCCAAGGTTGCTGATTTTGGGCTTTCTAAGACTGGTCCTGAAATAGATCAGTCGCATGTTAGCACAGCAGTCAAGGGAAGCTTCGGATATCTCGATCCAGAGTACTTGATAAGGCAGCAACTGACGGAGAAATCAGATGTTTACTCATTTGGAGTCGTCATGTTCGAAGTTGTTTGTGGGAGACCTGTTATCGATCCATCAGTTTCAAGAGAAAGTGTTAACTTAGTTGACTGGGCATTGAAGTCTATAAGGGGAGGAAAATTGGAGGAGATTGTAGACCCTCGTCTTGAAGGTCAAATCAAGCCAGACTCATTGAAGAAGTTTGCTGAGATAGCTGAGAAGTGCTTGGCAGAGTGTGGTGTTGATAGACCTTCAATGGGAGATGTCTTGTGGAATCTGGAGTGTTCTCTCCAACTCCAGGGTGATGAAGAGAGATCAAGCAACAATTATCAGATGTCGACACAATTCAATCGTGGAAATAACTTTGAGACCAGAGTATCGGCTAGAGAATTCAGCTTGGGAGGCGGAGATGACCTTGATGGTGTTTCAATGAGTAAAGTCTTTGCCCAAATGGTTAGAGAGGAAATGAGGTAG
- the LOC118059902 gene encoding protein RDM16 isoform X1, producing MDRSSKRTRDDRDRDHHKHRSRDDKHRDSSDSHHHRSERESHHRDHHKSSRRDDTKRERSREREESVDRRERSHDHKSSSSSRREDRERSYDEREEREGSRERKREKREREIEEEDYFERKKRKERGGSEDRVVVDKEKRSRRRFGEKVKEEDISIDNNNNGNSFENVKSVDLSEVRVKEEVNGQPTGGGSGSTTENGGVSAANGATLATFTKTPSNLPETSVAPVHPLPTKVSSISNTNENKGVSIARSHEVPGKSSTDGTTSAAGKSGNLSLDALAKAKKALQMQKELSEKLKKLPLSSKGNKSSGGSLQGPLSSATITTAVSVEAMPSSSTSSTSTMVSVKPPATGMAPPPDITSMPNYEAVKRAQELAAKMGFRQDPEFAPLINFFPGQLPAEVSALQKPSKAPVLRVDALGREIDEHGNVVNVTKPNNLSTLKVNINKQKKEAFQILKPELDVDPESNPYFDAKMGINKNKFLRPKRMTFQFVEEGKWLKEAEIMKLRNQFGEEREKDMKARQALHAKAKAAPDINPNLIEVSERVTTKAKPKDPIPDIEWWDVPLLTSGTYGDDVDDLMTQRRLKLEKITIYVEHPRPIEPPAEPAPPPPQPLKLTKKEQKKLRTQRRLAREKDRQEMIRQGLIEPPKPKVKMSNLMKVLGSEATQDPTRLEKEIRTAAAEREQAHIDRNTARKLTPAERREKKERKLFDDPNTVETIVSIYRINDLSDKKTRFKVDVNAHENRLTGCTVITEGICVVVVEGGSKSIKRYGKLMLRRINWAEAVNEDEGGDNDEKPMNKCVLVWQGSVAKPNFHRFSLHECVTEAAARKYFADAGVAHYWDLAVNFSDDQM from the exons ATGGATCGCTCCTCCAAGCGCACACGTGACGACCGTGACCGTGACCACCACAAACACCGATCACGAGACGATAAGCACCGAGACTCCTCCGATTCTCACCACCACCGATCAGAGAGAGAATCTCACCATCGAGACCATCACAAATCATCTAGGCGCGATGATACTAAGCGCGAAAGATCTCGCGAGCGAGAAGAGAGTGTAGATAGGCGAGAGAGATCTCACGATCACAAGTCATCTTCCTCATCGAGGCGTGAGGACAGAGAGAGATCGTATgatgagagagaggagagagaagggagtagagagagaaagcgcgagaagagagagagagaaattgaagaggaggattattttgagagaaagaagagaaaagagagaggaggGAGTGAAGATAGGGTTGTTGTTGACAAGGAGAAGAGGAGTAGAAGAAGATTTGGCGAAAAAGTGAAAGAAGAGGATATTAGTattgataacaataataatggtAATAGTTTTGAGAATGTGAAGAGTGTGGATTTGAGTGAGGTTAGAGTGAAGGAGGAAGTGAATGGTCAGCCAACTGGTGGCGGCAGTGGCAGCACCACAGAAAACGGTGGTGTTTCGGCTGCAAAT GGTGCTACTCTGGCAACTTTCACCAAGACACCAAGCAATTTGCCTGAGACCTCTGTGGCACCTGTCCACCCCCTTCCTACCAAGGTATCTTCAATTTCAAACACAAATGAAAATAAGGGAGTTAGTATTGCCAGATCTCATGAGGTTCCTGGAAAATCTAGTACAGATGGGACAACTTCAGCTGCTGGGAAAAGTGGAAATCTATCACTTGATGCTTTAGCGAAAGCTAAGAAAGCCTTACAAATGCAGAAGGAACTGTCAGAGAAGCTGAAGAAGCTACCCCTG TCGAGTAAGGGTAATAAAAGTTCAGGTGGTAGCTTACAAGGTCCATTGTCATCAGCAACCATTACTACTGCTGTTTCAGTAGAGGCAATGCCAAGTTCATCCACCTCATCTACTAGTACTATGGTGTCTGTAAAGCCACCTGCAACTGGCATGGCACCTCCGCCTGATATTACTAGCATGCCCAATTATGAAGCTGTTAAACGTGCCCAGGAACTCGCTGCTAAAATGGGATTTCGCCAGGACCCTGAGTTTGCTCCTCTTATAAACTTTTTCCCTGGTCAGTTGCCAGCAGAAGTCTCTGCGCTGCAGAAACCTTCTAAGGCCCCTGTTCTTCGTGTGGATGCACTTGGTAGGGAAATAGATGAACATGGAAATGTGGTGAACGTGACTAAACCAAACAACCTCAGCACCCTAAAG GTCAACATCAACAAGCAGAAAAAGGAAGCATTCCAGATTCTTAAACCTGAATTGGATGTGGATCCTGAATCAAATCCTTATTTTGATGCAAAAATGGGAATTAATAAGAATAAATTCTTGAGACCCAAACGGATGACCTTCCAGTTTGTAGAGGAAGGCAAGTGGTTAAAAGAAGCTGAAATAATGAAACTGAGG AATCAATTtggagaagaaagagaaaaggatatGAAGGCAAGGCAAGCATTACATGCAAAGGCAAAGGCAGCTCCTGATATAAATCCTAATTTGATAGAGGTATCAGAGCGAGTTACAACCAAAGCAAAGCCTAAGGATCCAATTCCTGATATTGAGTGGTG GGATGTACCTCTGTTGACTAGTGGGACTTATGGTGATGATGTTGATGATCTCATGACCCAGCGTAGATTGAAACTGGAGAAAATTACTATCTATGTGGAGCACCCACGTCCAATTGAGCCCCCGGCTGAGCCAGCTCCTCCCCCACCTCAACCTTTGAAGCTAACTAAGAAGGAGCAGAAGAAGCTCCGTACACAGCGTCGCCTCGCTCGGGAAAAAGATAGACAGGAGATGATTAGACAAGGCTTGATTGAACCTCCAAAACCAAAGGTTAAGATGAGCAATCTAATGAAAGTTCTTGGCTCTGAAGCAACGCAAGATCCAACTAGACTTGAAAAGGAAATTCGTACTGCAGCTGCTGAACGTGAACAAGCACATATTGATCGTAATACTGCACGTAAGCTCACTCCTGCTGAGCGCCGTGAAAAGAAGGAGAGAAAGCTCTTTGATGACCCAAATACTGTGGAAACTATTGTTTCTATTTACAGAATCAACGATCTTTCAGACAAGAAAACTCGCTTCAAAGTTGATGTCAATGCTCATGAGAATCGCTTGACTGGATGCACGGTGATTACAGAGGGAATTTGTGTGGTGGTTGTTGAAGGGGGGAGCAAATCCATCAAAAGATACGGAAAACTAATGCTTAGGCGTATaaactgggctgaagctgtaaaTGAGGATGAAGGAGGTGACAATGACGAGAAACCAATGAACAAATGTGTGCTAGTGTGGCAAGGTAGTGTTGCCAAACCTAACTTCCACAGGTTTTCTTTGCATGAGTGTGTGACTGAAGCTGCAGCCCGAAAATATTTTGCTGATGCTGGTGTTGCCCACTATTGGGATCTGGCTGTCAATTTCTCCGATGATCAAATGTGA
- the LOC118059902 gene encoding protein RDM16 isoform X2, producing the protein MQKELSEKLKKLPLSSKGNKSSGGSLQGPLSSATITTAVSVEAMPSSSTSSTSTMVSVKPPATGMAPPPDITSMPNYEAVKRAQELAAKMGFRQDPEFAPLINFFPGQLPAEVSALQKPSKAPVLRVDALGREIDEHGNVVNVTKPNNLSTLKVNINKQKKEAFQILKPELDVDPESNPYFDAKMGINKNKFLRPKRMTFQFVEEGKWLKEAEIMKLRNQFGEEREKDMKARQALHAKAKAAPDINPNLIEVSERVTTKAKPKDPIPDIEWWDVPLLTSGTYGDDVDDLMTQRRLKLEKITIYVEHPRPIEPPAEPAPPPPQPLKLTKKEQKKLRTQRRLAREKDRQEMIRQGLIEPPKPKVKMSNLMKVLGSEATQDPTRLEKEIRTAAAEREQAHIDRNTARKLTPAERREKKERKLFDDPNTVETIVSIYRINDLSDKKTRFKVDVNAHENRLTGCTVITEGICVVVVEGGSKSIKRYGKLMLRRINWAEAVNEDEGGDNDEKPMNKCVLVWQGSVAKPNFHRFSLHECVTEAAARKYFADAGVAHYWDLAVNFSDDQM; encoded by the exons ATGCAGAAGGAACTGTCAGAGAAGCTGAAGAAGCTACCCCTG TCGAGTAAGGGTAATAAAAGTTCAGGTGGTAGCTTACAAGGTCCATTGTCATCAGCAACCATTACTACTGCTGTTTCAGTAGAGGCAATGCCAAGTTCATCCACCTCATCTACTAGTACTATGGTGTCTGTAAAGCCACCTGCAACTGGCATGGCACCTCCGCCTGATATTACTAGCATGCCCAATTATGAAGCTGTTAAACGTGCCCAGGAACTCGCTGCTAAAATGGGATTTCGCCAGGACCCTGAGTTTGCTCCTCTTATAAACTTTTTCCCTGGTCAGTTGCCAGCAGAAGTCTCTGCGCTGCAGAAACCTTCTAAGGCCCCTGTTCTTCGTGTGGATGCACTTGGTAGGGAAATAGATGAACATGGAAATGTGGTGAACGTGACTAAACCAAACAACCTCAGCACCCTAAAG GTCAACATCAACAAGCAGAAAAAGGAAGCATTCCAGATTCTTAAACCTGAATTGGATGTGGATCCTGAATCAAATCCTTATTTTGATGCAAAAATGGGAATTAATAAGAATAAATTCTTGAGACCCAAACGGATGACCTTCCAGTTTGTAGAGGAAGGCAAGTGGTTAAAAGAAGCTGAAATAATGAAACTGAGG AATCAATTtggagaagaaagagaaaaggatatGAAGGCAAGGCAAGCATTACATGCAAAGGCAAAGGCAGCTCCTGATATAAATCCTAATTTGATAGAGGTATCAGAGCGAGTTACAACCAAAGCAAAGCCTAAGGATCCAATTCCTGATATTGAGTGGTG GGATGTACCTCTGTTGACTAGTGGGACTTATGGTGATGATGTTGATGATCTCATGACCCAGCGTAGATTGAAACTGGAGAAAATTACTATCTATGTGGAGCACCCACGTCCAATTGAGCCCCCGGCTGAGCCAGCTCCTCCCCCACCTCAACCTTTGAAGCTAACTAAGAAGGAGCAGAAGAAGCTCCGTACACAGCGTCGCCTCGCTCGGGAAAAAGATAGACAGGAGATGATTAGACAAGGCTTGATTGAACCTCCAAAACCAAAGGTTAAGATGAGCAATCTAATGAAAGTTCTTGGCTCTGAAGCAACGCAAGATCCAACTAGACTTGAAAAGGAAATTCGTACTGCAGCTGCTGAACGTGAACAAGCACATATTGATCGTAATACTGCACGTAAGCTCACTCCTGCTGAGCGCCGTGAAAAGAAGGAGAGAAAGCTCTTTGATGACCCAAATACTGTGGAAACTATTGTTTCTATTTACAGAATCAACGATCTTTCAGACAAGAAAACTCGCTTCAAAGTTGATGTCAATGCTCATGAGAATCGCTTGACTGGATGCACGGTGATTACAGAGGGAATTTGTGTGGTGGTTGTTGAAGGGGGGAGCAAATCCATCAAAAGATACGGAAAACTAATGCTTAGGCGTATaaactgggctgaagctgtaaaTGAGGATGAAGGAGGTGACAATGACGAGAAACCAATGAACAAATGTGTGCTAGTGTGGCAAGGTAGTGTTGCCAAACCTAACTTCCACAGGTTTTCTTTGCATGAGTGTGTGACTGAAGCTGCAGCCCGAAAATATTTTGCTGATGCTGGTGTTGCCCACTATTGGGATCTGGCTGTCAATTTCTCCGATGATCAAATGTGA
- the LOC118059903 gene encoding ABC transporter G family member 6 produces MSRVVAENYSPSRDSFTVPFYTMDFTNNNHLQPPLSASSASSASPTLGQMLKRVGDVSREATGDGSDTPVHQVLELGSTNLEVPRSIPFVLSFNKLTYSVKVRRKFKFPAMLPSRNNHRLGAATDTDPVGGESLFTTTKTLLNDISGEARDGEILAVLGASGSGKSTLIDALANRIAKGSLKGTKTLNGEVLGSRMLKVISAYVMQDDLLFPMLTVEETLMFAAEFRLPRSLSKSKKRLRVQALIEQLGLKNAAKTVIGDEGHRGVSGGERRRVSIGIDIIHDPIILFLDEPTSGLDSTSAFMVVKVLQRIAQSGSIVIMSVHQPSYRILGLLDRLIFLSRGQTVYSGSPMNLPVYFSDFGHPIPENENRTEFALDLIRELEGSPGGTRSLVEFNKSWQDLKHSRKGGSEPDRGGLSLKEAISASISKGKLVSGATNNDAISPNSMVPTFANPVWIEMAVLSKRSFLNSRRMPELFGIRLGAVMVTGFILATMFWQLDDSPKGVQERLGFIAFAMSTTFYTCADALPVFLQERYIFMRETAYNAYRRSSYVLSHGLVVLPSLIFLSLAFSATTFWAVGLDGGLSGFLFYFLIIFAAFWAGSSFVTFLSGVVPHVMLGYTIVVAILAYFLLFSGFFINRDRIPDYWIWFHYLSLVKYPYEAVLLNEFQDPAKCFVRGVQIFDQSPLGEVSTSLKLQLLESMSNTLGTKITSSTCLTTGADILQQQGITDLSKWNCLWVTVAWGFLFRILFYISLLFGSKNKRR; encoded by the coding sequence ATGTCCCGGGTTGTAGCAGAAAATTACTCGCCAAGTCGAGATTCTTTTACGGTACCGTTTTACACAATGGACTTCACTAATAATAACCACCTCCAGCCACCATTATCCGCCTCATCCGCCTCTTCGGCTTCGCCGACTCTGGGTCAGATGCTAAAACGCGTCGGAGATGTCAGCCGCGAAGCCACCGGAGATGGAAGCGACACCCCGGTGCACCAAGTCCTCGAGCTTGGAAGCACGAATCTTGAGGTTCCACGATCGATTCCATTCGTTCTCTCCTTCAACAAACTCACTTACAGCGTCAAAGTTCGCCGGAAATTTAAATTTCCAGCTATGCTCCCCAGCAGGAATAACCACCGCCTCGGCGCCGCCACTGATACCGATCCGGTCGGAGGCGAAAGCCTCTTCACCACCACCAAGACTCTCCTGAATGATATCTCCGGCGAGGCACGTGATGGAGAGATTCTGGCTGTACTCGGCGCGAGTGGGTCCGGAAAATCGACACTCATTGACGCGCTCGCGAATCGAATCGCGAAAGGAAGCTTGAAAGGCACGAAGACGCTAAACGGCGAGGTTTTGGGGTCTAGAATGTTGAAGGTGATATCAGCTTACGTCATGCAAGACGATTTGCTATTTCCAATGCTAACAGTGGAAGAAACACTAATGTTCGCGGCGGAGTTTCGGTTGCCAAGGAGTTTGTCAAAATCGAAAAAGCGGCTGCGCGTGCAAGCACTGATTGAACAGTTAGGGCTTAAAAACGCAGCAAAAACCGTTATTGGTGATGAAGGCCATCGAGGTGTGAGTGGAGGAGAACGACGTCGTGTCTCAATTGGAATTGATATAATTCACGATCCAATTATCCTTTTTCTTGATGAGCCCACGTCCGGTTTGGATTCAACAAGTGCGTTTATGGTGGTGAAAGTTTTGCAAAGGATAGCACAGAGCGGAAGTATTGTGATTATGTCAGTGCACCAGCCAAGTTATCGAATTCTTGGGTTGTTGGACCGGTTGATATTTTTGTCGCGTGGACAAACCGTTTATAGTGGCTCACCGATGAATTTACCGGTTTACTTCTCGGACTTCGGGCATCCGATACCAGAGAATGAGAACCGGACGGAGTTTGCTTTGGATTTGATTAGAGAGCTTGAAGGGTCACCAGGAGGGACTAGGAGTTTGGTGGAGTTTAATAAATCATGGCAGGATCTGAAGCATTCAAGAAAAGGAGGGAGTGAACCGGACCGGGGTGGGTTGTCACTTAAAGAAGCTATTAGTGCTTCCATTTCTAAAGGGAAGTTGGTGTCTGGTGCTACTAATAATGATGCTATAAGTCCAAATTCAATGGTGCCAACTTTTGCAAATCCAGTTTGGATAGAAATGGCAGTGTTGTCGAAAAGGTCGTTCTTAAATTCACGAAGAATGCCGGAATTGTTCGGGATTCGATTGGGTGCTGTCATGGTTACTGGGTTTATTTTAGCTACAATGTTTTGGCAGCTTGATGATTCACCAAAAGGAGTGCAAGAGCGATTAGGGTTTATCGCTTTTGCCATGTCGACAACTTTCTACACCTGTGCTGACGCTCTTCCAGTTTTTCTTCAAGAAAGGTATATTTTCATGAGAGAAACTGCGTATAATGCTTATAGAAGATCATCTTATGTGTTATCTCATGGGCTTGTTGTTTTACCATCGTTGATTTTCTTGTCGTTGGCATTTTCTGCGACGACGTTTTGGGCTGTTGGGCTAGATGGTGGTCTTTCAGGGTTCTTGTTTTactttttgataatatttgcTGCATTTTGGGCTGGAAGTTCATTCGTGACATTTCTGTCTGGTGTGGTGCCTCATGTCATGCTTGGTTATACCATAGTTGTGGCCATTTTGGCATACTTCCTGCTTTTCAGTGGGTTCTTTATCAATCGTGATCGAATCCCTGACTACTGGATATGGTTTCACTACTTGTCACTGGTGAAATACCCGTACGAAGCTGTTTTGCTAAATGAATTTCAAGATCCAGCCAAGTGTTTTGTGAGGGGTGTTCAGATTTTCGACCAAAGTCCACTTGGGGAAGTATCCACATCGCTGAAACTTCAACTGCTGGAATCAATGAGCAATACACTGGGAACGAAGATCACTAGCTCCACATGCTTGACTACTGGGGCCGACATATTGCAGCAACAAGGGATTACAGATTTGAGCAAGTGGAATTGCCTGTGGGTCACTGTGGCGTGGGGGTTCCTGTTTAGGATTCTCTTTTACATATCTTTGTTGTTTGGAAGCAAGAACAAGCGAAGGTGA